GCTGATGGCAAGACAAATCCAACTTGATTGAGAAGGGTTCAGCATGATCGAGATGACAACAAACCCAGCCATTCAGAATGCCATTCACCGTGCGCATGAAGAGCGCGGCAAGGCGGTTGTCGGGTTCTGGTCCTGGCTATTCGGTTCCCGCTGATCACAGCGCGCGTGATCTTACGGGATAAAAGAAGGGCCGGTCCTTGTTGGACCGGCCCGTTTTCATTCTCAGGTCGTCGGTTTAGACGAAGAACTGTGCCCCGTTTGCCGAAATGGTCGAGCCGTTGATGAACTGCGAATCGTCCGATGCCAGGAAGGCGACGCAGCGCGCGATTTCTTCCGGTTCACCCAGACGACCAGCCGGGATCTGGCCGATGATCGATTCGCGGACCTTTTCCGGCACTGCCATGACCATCTCGGTCGCGATATAACCGGGGCAGATGGCATTGGCGGTGATACCCGCCCGTGCGCCTTCCTGCGCCAGAGACTTCACAATCCCCAGATCACCTGCTTTCGTCGCAGCATAGTTGACCTGCGCAAACTGACCTTTCTGACCGTTGATCGAGCTAATCACGATGATACGACCAAATTTACGCTCGCGCATGCCCGGCCATACCGGGTGCACGGTGTTGAAGACGCCGGTCAGGTTGGTGTCGATAACCTGATGCCATTGCTCAGGCGTCATCTTGTGGAAGGGTGCATCACGGGTGATGCCAGCGTTGGCGACCACGATGTCGATCGGGCCAACCTCGGCCTCGACTTTTTCGATGCCCGCTTTGGATTCGTCATAATCCGCAACATTCCATTTATAGGTCTTGATACCGGTTTCGTCGGTGAACTTTGCGGCGGCTTCGTCATTGCCTGCATAAGTGGCGGCAACATTGTATCCTTCGGCCTTCAGCGCCTTGGAAATTGCTGCGCCGATGCCGCGGGAACCGCCGGTTACGAGTGCTGTACGTGCCATTTAGGACTCCTCCAAATTTAGTCGTCTTGGTAATTCTGTTACTCTGAGAGTTAAGGATGCGCAATATCGTTTCGTGCTCGATCTTATCTTTCTGTCCGGCGATATTGTCGCATCTAAGGGATATGATCCGATTGTAACAAAAAAGGGCGCCCAGTGGACGCCCTTTTGTATTTGGTTTTCAGCGCACTTAGTCACGCTCCACGCACAGTGCAACGCCCATGCCGCCGCCGATGCAGAGGGTCGCAAGGCCCTTCTTGGCATCCCGGCGCTTCATTTCGAACAGCAGGGTGTTCAGAACCCGGCAACCGGATGCACCGATCGGGTGGCCGATAGCAATCGCACCGCCGTTCACGTTCACGATCGACGGGTCCCAACCCATGTCTTTGTTCACGGCGCAGGCTTGCGCTGCGAAGGCTTCGTTTGCTTCGACCAGATCCAGATCATCGACCGACCATCCAGCTTTCTCCAGCGCCTTGCGCGAAGCGTAGATAGGGCCAACGCCCATGATCGACGGGTCAAGTCCGGCGGTCGCGTAGGATGCAATTCGGGCCAAGGGCTCAATCCCACGCTTTTCGGCATTCTCAGCCGACATCAGCAGGGTGGCTGCGGCACCGTCATTCAGGCCCGAAGCGTTTGCGGCTGTGACAGAACCGTCCTTGGCGAAGGCCGGGCGCAGTTTGCCCATGGCTTCGATCGTCGCGCCGTGGCGGATGTATTCGTCCTTGTCCATCACGATGTCGCCCTTGCGGGTCTTGATGGTGAAGGGCACGATTTCGTCGGCGAACTTGCCAGCGTTCTGGGCGGCTTCGGCCTTGTTTTGCGAGGCGACGGCAAATTCATCCTGCATATCGCGGCTGATCTGCCATTTCTCGGCCACGTTCTCAGCCGTCTGGCCCATGTGATAGCCGTTGAAGGCATCCCACAGACCATCGCGTATCATGGTGTCGATATACTTCATGTCACCCATTTTGTGACCGGCGCGCAGGGCGGCGGCGTGGGGCGACAGGGTCATGTTTTCTTGTCCACCGGCGGCTACGATCTCGGCATCGCCCAACTGGATGTGCTGAGCGCCCAGGGCGACAGCGCGCAGGCCCGAGCCACAAACCTGGTTGATGCCCCAAGCCGCGCTTTCCTGCGGCAGACCTGCATTGATATGCGCCTGACGCGCTGGGTTCTGGCCTTGAGCAGCAGTCAGAACCTGGCCCATGATGGTTTCGCTTACCTCGCCCTTATCGATCCCGGCGCGTTCTACAACGGCCTCAAGGACGGCAGCGCCCAGATCATGTGCGGGGGTGTTCGCAAACGAACCGCTAAAGCTACCGACGCCCGTACGTGCGGCGGATGCGATTACTACGTTGGTCATAAAGTCAATCCTTTACCGTCATGGTCCTGTGGGAAATCTGACGGCGCGGTTTGAGGAGAAGTCTTCTCCGGGTGCAAGAGCGCCTCGTGATCCCCCGCTCAAGCATCTTCTGCAATAGCGCAATGCTGCATCTGCAGCAACGGACAGCTTGTCTCAGAGTGAGCCTTGGCGGTGTTCCGCGCGACCAGCTGCTATCAACTGCCCGTTTTTGCAGCTTTTTTCGAGCTCCAGGGCGGAGTGACTGAAGGCGCTCCATACAGAAAGCCCTGCAGACAATCGACACCATTTGCGATCAGGAAATGAGCATCTTCGTCACTTTCGACCGATTCGGCGGTGACAAGAATTTCGAATTCCCGCGCAACTGCAATCAGTGCGCGCGCCAGCGATTGATTGTCGGGATTGCTGCTGATGCCCCTGATGAACTGCCCATCGATCTTGGCGGCATCGAACAGAAATTCACGAAAGTGGCGAAAGCCAAAGTTACTGGCCCCAAAATCATCCAGCGCAAAGGCGATACCGCGGGCTTGTTGGCGATCCATGAAATCTACCACCAGTTCGGGCACCTGCATCGCCGAAGATTCTGAGATTTCCAGAATCAACCTTTCGCCCAAGCTTGTGTCTTTTTTCAGAAACCTATCCAGCACACGCGACCAGTTGGAATAACCGATGGACCGCGCGGACATGTTGATCGACAGGCGGATGCCAGGGTTGCGGATCAGAGTGCGCAGCCCCATTTCAAGCGCGACGCAATCAAGGTCCCGGCCAATTGGCGTGTTCTCAACCTGTGGCATGAACTCGCGCGCGGGGATGACGCGGCCGGTTTCATCCAATACACGGATGAACCCTTCGTAGAACGCGATTCCCTGAGGAGGATGTGCTTGAACGACAGGCTGGAACGCCAGCCTGCATTGTCTATGCTTTACGGCTTCGGTCGCCATCTGTACCACCGATCGATCCCGTGAAGTGACGGCGGCGCTCAAAGGGTCGTCCGATCCCTCGGGCAGGTCTGCGCGTTTCCTGTTTCCCATGACGTACCGTTCCCCTGATCCCGATGATTTTGGCCG
The Ruegeria sp. SCSIO 43209 genome window above contains:
- the phbB gene encoding acetoacetyl-CoA reductase, whose product is MARTALVTGGSRGIGAAISKALKAEGYNVAATYAGNDEAAAKFTDETGIKTYKWNVADYDESKAGIEKVEAEVGPIDIVVANAGITRDAPFHKMTPEQWHQVIDTNLTGVFNTVHPVWPGMRERKFGRIIVISSINGQKGQFAQVNYAATKAGDLGIVKSLAQEGARAGITANAICPGYIATEMVMAVPEKVRESIIGQIPAGRLGEPEEIARCVAFLASDDSQFINGSTISANGAQFFV
- a CDS encoding acetyl-CoA C-acetyltransferase, which translates into the protein MTNVVIASAARTGVGSFSGSFANTPAHDLGAAVLEAVVERAGIDKGEVSETIMGQVLTAAQGQNPARQAHINAGLPQESAAWGINQVCGSGLRAVALGAQHIQLGDAEIVAAGGQENMTLSPHAAALRAGHKMGDMKYIDTMIRDGLWDAFNGYHMGQTAENVAEKWQISRDMQDEFAVASQNKAEAAQNAGKFADEIVPFTIKTRKGDIVMDKDEYIRHGATIEAMGKLRPAFAKDGSVTAANASGLNDGAAATLLMSAENAEKRGIEPLARIASYATAGLDPSIMGVGPIYASRKALEKAGWSVDDLDLVEANEAFAAQACAVNKDMGWDPSIVNVNGGAIAIGHPIGASGCRVLNTLLFEMKRRDAKKGLATLCIGGGMGVALCVERD
- a CDS encoding EAL domain-containing protein; this encodes MGNRKRADLPEGSDDPLSAAVTSRDRSVVQMATEAVKHRQCRLAFQPVVQAHPPQGIAFYEGFIRVLDETGRVIPAREFMPQVENTPIGRDLDCVALEMGLRTLIRNPGIRLSINMSARSIGYSNWSRVLDRFLKKDTSLGERLILEISESSAMQVPELVVDFMDRQQARGIAFALDDFGASNFGFRHFREFLFDAAKIDGQFIRGISSNPDNQSLARALIAVAREFEILVTAESVESDEDAHFLIANGVDCLQGFLYGAPSVTPPWSSKKAAKTGS